The proteins below come from a single Micromonospora citrea genomic window:
- a CDS encoding DUF72 domain-containing protein, producing the protein MWTHRSWQGRFLPHPLPAHERLRAYAGWCTAVEGNTTFYATPTRETVTSWARQTDPAFRFVLKLPKVVTHERRLAGADEDLRVFLDAIEPLGPRAHALWVQLPASFGHTDVPALARFLRGLPTDHRYAVEVRHPAFFDDARAARTLEGALDAVGAEWVPFDTTAFFRTPPTSDAERDAWSRKPRTPLRSRALTDRPIVRYLGRDDPARTVEGWQPWLDVMVGWLREGRSPTMFVHTPDNADAPDLARRFHDEVRARLPEVEPLPEPIPVGPSTLF; encoded by the coding sequence ATGTGGACGCACAGGTCGTGGCAGGGGCGCTTCCTGCCGCACCCGTTGCCGGCCCACGAGCGGCTGCGCGCCTACGCCGGCTGGTGCACCGCCGTCGAGGGAAACACCACCTTCTACGCGACCCCGACGCGGGAGACGGTGACGTCGTGGGCGCGGCAGACCGATCCGGCCTTCCGGTTCGTGCTAAAGCTGCCGAAGGTCGTCACGCACGAACGCCGGCTCGCCGGCGCCGACGAGGACCTGCGGGTCTTTCTCGACGCGATCGAGCCCCTCGGTCCGCGAGCCCACGCCCTCTGGGTCCAGTTGCCCGCCTCGTTCGGGCACACCGACGTCCCCGCGCTCGCCCGTTTCCTGCGCGGGCTCCCCACCGACCACCGCTACGCGGTGGAGGTCCGCCATCCGGCGTTCTTCGACGACGCCCGAGCGGCGCGGACGTTGGAGGGCGCGCTCGACGCGGTCGGCGCGGAGTGGGTCCCCTTCGACACCACCGCCTTCTTCCGCACCCCGCCGACCAGCGACGCGGAACGGGACGCGTGGAGCAGGAAGCCGCGTACGCCGCTGCGCAGCCGGGCGCTGACCGACCGGCCGATCGTCCGGTACCTCGGCCGGGACGACCCCGCGCGGACCGTCGAGGGCTGGCAGCCGTGGCTCGACGTGATGGTCGGCTGGCTGCGCGAGGGCCGCTCGCCGACGATGTTCGTGCACACCCCGGACAACGCCGACGCGCCCGACCTCGCCCGCCGGTTCCACGACGAGGTACGGGCGCGCCTGCCCGAGGTCGAGCCGCTGCCCGAGCCGATCCCGGTCGGGCCGTCGACGCTGTTCTGA
- a CDS encoding carbohydrate ABC transporter permease has translation MLLPSVAIFALFVFWPLGRTLYLSVHGNDIFGAASEYVGAAHYRDMLSGEFGRVLATTALFTLFSVVPAVLGALFVVLLLEARIRGVRALRTAFALPFAFSVATASVVFAVIYNPAIGVANGLLGSVGIDRVNWLTDPSIALPAVCAATVWMNFGYNILVLSAGVSAISPEVVEAARLDGATGWRLASRITVPLLSPQLFFLVVVSTIHALQSFGQIHILTKGGPDQATTTLVYSIYEKAFAFGSSDFGAASAQAVVLLVIMLGCTAVQFGVLERRVHYR, from the coding sequence ATGCTGCTGCCCTCGGTGGCGATCTTCGCCCTGTTCGTGTTCTGGCCGCTCGGGCGCACCCTCTACCTGTCGGTGCACGGCAACGACATCTTCGGCGCCGCGTCGGAGTACGTCGGCGCGGCGCACTACCGGGACATGCTCTCCGGGGAGTTCGGCAGGGTGCTGGCGACGACCGCGCTGTTCACGCTCTTCTCGGTGGTGCCGGCCGTGCTGGGCGCGCTCTTCGTGGTGCTGCTGCTGGAGGCGCGCATCCGCGGGGTACGCGCGCTGCGGACCGCGTTCGCGCTGCCGTTCGCGTTCTCGGTGGCGACCGCGTCGGTCGTCTTCGCCGTCATCTACAACCCGGCGATCGGGGTGGCGAACGGCCTGCTCGGCTCCGTCGGGATCGACCGGGTCAACTGGCTCACCGATCCGTCGATCGCGCTGCCCGCCGTCTGCGCCGCCACGGTGTGGATGAACTTCGGCTACAACATCCTCGTCCTCTCCGCCGGGGTCTCGGCCATCTCCCCCGAGGTGGTCGAGGCGGCTCGGCTCGACGGCGCGACCGGCTGGCGGCTGGCCTCGCGGATCACCGTTCCGCTGCTCTCCCCGCAGCTGTTCTTCCTCGTCGTGGTGTCCACGATCCACGCGTTGCAGAGCTTCGGGCAGATCCACATCCTGACCAAGGGCGGCCCGGACCAGGCCACGACGACGCTGGTCTACTCGATCTACGAGAAGGCGTTCGCCTTCGGTTCCTCCGACTTCGGCGCGGCCAGCGCGCAGGCGGTCGTGCTGCTGGTCATCATGCTCGGCTGCACGGCCGTCCAGTTCGGCGTCCTCGAACGGCGGGTCCACTACCGATGA
- a CDS encoding carbohydrate ABC transporter permease — protein sequence MKKLSLGQVAVYVVLGLAAIPVLFPIYYGFVGAVMGPGDLATYPPALVPSALHWQNVGDVFRSVPLGRFYVNSAVQAGVITVAQIVTSIFAAYAFAFLRLPAKAATFGLFLATLMVPWEAIIIPNYLAISDWGLTRGGLTYLGLVLPFLASAFGTFLLRQAFLQFPSELRDAAVIDGCGHWRLLWRVIVPLSRPSIAAVGVYVFLSAWNQYFWPLILIRDTEFQTLQIGISQLNDAEAAQPGLVLAGVALSLLPTLAVVIFGQRYIVRGLTAGALR from the coding sequence ATGAAGAAGCTCAGCCTCGGCCAGGTCGCCGTCTACGTCGTGCTCGGCCTGGCCGCGATCCCCGTACTGTTCCCGATCTACTACGGCTTCGTCGGCGCCGTCATGGGCCCCGGCGACCTGGCGACCTACCCGCCCGCGCTGGTACCCAGCGCGCTGCACTGGCAGAACGTCGGCGACGTGTTCCGCTCGGTGCCGCTGGGCCGCTTCTACGTGAACTCCGCCGTCCAGGCCGGGGTCATCACGGTGGCGCAGATCGTCACCAGCATCTTCGCCGCGTACGCCTTCGCGTTCCTCCGCCTGCCCGCGAAGGCGGCGACGTTCGGCCTGTTCCTCGCCACCCTCATGGTGCCGTGGGAAGCCATCATCATCCCCAACTACCTGGCCATCTCCGACTGGGGCCTGACGCGCGGCGGGCTGACCTACCTCGGCCTCGTGCTGCCGTTCCTCGCCTCGGCGTTCGGCACGTTCCTGTTGCGGCAGGCGTTCCTGCAGTTCCCGAGCGAACTGCGCGACGCCGCGGTGATCGACGGGTGCGGCCACTGGCGGCTGCTGTGGCGGGTCATCGTGCCCCTGTCCAGGCCGTCCATCGCGGCGGTCGGGGTCTACGTCTTCCTCTCGGCGTGGAACCAGTACTTCTGGCCGCTGATCCTGATCCGCGACACCGAGTTCCAGACGCTCCAGATCGGCATCTCCCAGCTCAACGACGCCGAGGCGGCTCAGCCGGGTCTCGTCCTCGCCGGCGTCGCGCTCTCCCTGCTCCCCACGCTGGCCGTCGTGATCTTCGGTCAGCGCTACATCGTCCGCGGGCTGACCGCCGGCGCGCTGCGTTGA
- a CDS encoding ABC transporter substrate-binding protein, whose protein sequence is MRRPLLRRTTATLVALVTAAALTACGDSGSGTDGGGDALDAPGAEVLEKANGKTTIEFWHAMKGANATAVDQLVADFNAQSGGKVEVRAVFQGSYDETIAKYKASVQQKSTPALVQIYDIGSRFMVDSEQVVPMHRFIEKDGFNAADIEPNIASYYSVDGKLWSMPFNSSTPLLYLNKEAFERAGLDPTKPPKDLTELGELAKKLTIKDASGKTVQYGFNAAIYGWLLEQLLATDGKEYCDNGNGRKGLATKVQFDQETAVRVAQWWTDLVKGGYATNTGRKTDDAQAAFKAGTVAMHLESTSVLRGYVDAAKGKFTVLTAPYPKVSSSSTGGPIIGGASLWINGVGHSAAEKRAAWEFVKFASTPVQQAKWHTSTGYVPINAKALDEQIDKDWMAKFPQFRTAVDQLHALPPSVASAGCLLGVMPQARKASEDGLEAAIVGSKPADQAMRDAAASVQGAIDSYNKSVG, encoded by the coding sequence ATGAGAAGACCTCTGCTCCGCCGCACCACGGCGACGCTCGTCGCCCTCGTGACCGCCGCCGCGCTCACGGCCTGCGGCGACTCCGGGTCCGGCACCGACGGCGGCGGCGACGCGCTCGACGCGCCGGGCGCCGAGGTGCTGGAGAAGGCCAACGGCAAGACCACGATCGAGTTCTGGCACGCGATGAAGGGGGCCAACGCCACCGCCGTCGACCAGCTCGTCGCCGACTTCAACGCCCAGAGCGGCGGCAAGGTCGAGGTCAGGGCGGTCTTTCAGGGAAGCTACGACGAGACGATCGCGAAGTACAAGGCCTCCGTCCAGCAGAAGAGCACCCCGGCCCTGGTCCAGATCTACGACATCGGCAGCCGCTTCATGGTCGACTCCGAGCAGGTCGTGCCGATGCACAGGTTCATCGAGAAGGACGGTTTCAACGCGGCCGACATCGAGCCGAACATCGCCAGCTACTACTCGGTCGACGGCAAGCTGTGGTCGATGCCGTTCAACTCCTCCACGCCGCTGCTGTATCTGAACAAGGAGGCGTTCGAGCGGGCCGGGCTCGACCCGACGAAGCCACCGAAGGACCTCACCGAGCTCGGCGAGCTGGCGAAGAAGCTGACGATCAAGGACGCCAGCGGCAAGACGGTCCAGTACGGCTTCAACGCCGCCATCTACGGGTGGCTGCTGGAGCAGCTGCTCGCCACCGACGGCAAGGAGTACTGCGACAACGGCAACGGGCGCAAGGGCCTGGCCACGAAGGTGCAGTTCGACCAGGAGACGGCCGTACGCGTCGCGCAGTGGTGGACGGACCTGGTCAAGGGCGGCTACGCCACGAACACCGGCCGCAAGACCGACGACGCCCAGGCGGCCTTCAAGGCGGGCACGGTCGCCATGCACCTGGAGTCGACCAGCGTGCTGCGCGGCTACGTCGACGCCGCGAAGGGCAAGTTCACCGTGCTCACCGCCCCGTACCCGAAGGTGAGCAGCTCGTCCACGGGCGGGCCGATCATCGGCGGCGCCTCCCTCTGGATCAACGGTGTCGGCCACAGCGCGGCGGAGAAGCGCGCCGCGTGGGAGTTCGTGAAGTTCGCGTCCACCCCGGTCCAGCAGGCGAAGTGGCACACCAGCACCGGGTACGTGCCGATCAACGCCAAGGCGCTCGACGAGCAGATCGACAAGGACTGGATGGCGAAGTTCCCCCAGTTCCGCACCGCGGTCGACCAGTTGCACGCGCTGCCGCCGTCGGTGGCGTCGGCCGGCTGTCTGCTCGGCGTGATGCCGCAGGCCCGCAAGGCGTCCGAGGACGGCCTCGAGGCGGCGATCGTCGGGAGCAAGCCGGCCGACCAGGCCATGAGGGACGCCGCGGCGAGCGTGCAGGGCGCCATCGACAGCTACAACAAGTCGGTCGGCTGA
- a CDS encoding polysaccharide deacetylase family protein, with amino-acid sequence MTNTPLTDTVENRLFPYSPITERPRIDWPGGARIAAYIGLNVEHFLIDRPSTSIWQGTADLVPDALNYGWRDYGSRVGVWRTIDSLDRHGIRASVLLNSAVAHHNPQIIEAGLSRNWAWLAHGRTNSILQAGMSLDEERRFLTDVVDTIAAATGRRPRGWMGPGLTETFHTPSLLAELGLGYLLDWTNDDQPYPLNVPGMISVPYSVELNDLLLFGKGVTGPEFVQIVKDQYEQLRADSQDSGRVMALALHPFVIGQPFRARYLDQALAYLAAQPDIWLTTSDEIAAHYRRTVTPGRPAA; translated from the coding sequence ATGACGAACACGCCCCTGACGGACACGGTCGAGAACCGGCTCTTCCCCTACAGCCCGATCACCGAACGCCCACGGATCGACTGGCCCGGTGGCGCCCGAATCGCCGCCTACATCGGACTGAACGTCGAGCACTTCCTGATCGACCGCCCGTCCACCAGCATCTGGCAGGGAACCGCCGACCTGGTTCCCGATGCGCTGAACTACGGCTGGCGGGACTACGGCTCCCGCGTCGGCGTCTGGCGCACCATCGACAGCCTCGACCGGCACGGCATCCGGGCGAGCGTGCTGCTGAACTCGGCCGTCGCGCACCACAATCCCCAGATCATCGAGGCCGGCCTGAGCCGGAACTGGGCCTGGCTCGCGCACGGGCGGACCAACTCGATCCTGCAGGCCGGGATGTCCCTCGACGAGGAACGCCGCTTCCTCACCGACGTCGTCGACACGATCGCCGCCGCGACCGGCCGGCGCCCGCGCGGCTGGATGGGGCCCGGGCTGACCGAGACGTTCCACACGCCGTCGCTCCTCGCCGAGCTGGGGCTGGGCTACCTGCTGGACTGGACCAACGACGACCAGCCCTACCCGCTGAACGTGCCGGGCATGATCAGCGTCCCGTACTCCGTGGAACTCAACGACCTCCTGTTGTTCGGCAAGGGCGTCACCGGGCCCGAATTCGTCCAGATCGTGAAAGACCAGTACGAGCAGCTGCGCGCCGACTCCCAGGACAGTGGTCGCGTCATGGCGCTGGCCCTGCACCCGTTCGTGATCGGTCAGCCGTTCCGCGCCAGGTACCTGGACCAGGCGTTGGCGTACCTCGCGGCGCAACCCGACATCTGGTTGACGACCAGCGACGAGATCGCCGCGCACTACCGGCGCACCGTCACACCCGGTCGGCCTGCCGCGTAG
- a CDS encoding MerR family transcriptional regulator, translating into MRIGELARRTGVSERSLRYYEKQGLLTAHRTPGGQRDFPEQAVDRVIRIQELFAAGLHSKRIARLLPCMRDADGRPSAIATPQLVVELTAERDRIDRMITELVSSREVLDDVINTASQGHR; encoded by the coding sequence ATGCGGATCGGCGAACTCGCGCGGCGCACCGGGGTGAGCGAGCGGTCGCTGCGCTACTACGAGAAGCAGGGCCTGTTGACGGCCCACCGCACCCCCGGCGGCCAGCGCGACTTTCCCGAGCAGGCGGTCGACCGGGTCATCCGCATCCAGGAGCTGTTCGCCGCCGGCCTGCACAGCAAGCGGATCGCCCGGCTGCTCCCGTGCATGCGCGACGCCGACGGCCGCCCTTCGGCGATCGCCACGCCGCAGTTGGTCGTCGAGCTGACCGCCGAACGCGACCGCATCGACCGGATGATCACGGAACTCGTCAGCTCCCGCGAGGTGCTCGACGACGTGATCAACACGGCGTCGCAGGGCCACCGGTAG
- a CDS encoding nucleoside deaminase — translation MPISETDVRHLRRCVQFAAEALADGDEPFGSVLVDGAGDVLFEDRNRVKGGDQTRHPEFEIARWAAANMSLADRAAATVYTSGEHCPMCAAAHGWVGLGRIVYAASSAQLQGWLREWGVPPAPVAALPVTEIVPGARVDGPVDELAAEVRSLQRQRFARTR, via the coding sequence GTGCCGATCTCGGAGACCGACGTCCGCCACCTGAGGCGCTGTGTCCAGTTCGCCGCCGAGGCGCTTGCCGACGGCGACGAGCCGTTCGGGTCGGTCCTGGTCGACGGCGCCGGTGACGTGCTGTTCGAGGACCGCAACCGGGTGAAGGGCGGCGACCAGACCCGGCATCCGGAGTTCGAGATCGCCCGCTGGGCCGCGGCGAACATGAGCCTGGCCGACCGCGCGGCGGCCACCGTGTACACCTCCGGCGAGCACTGTCCGATGTGCGCGGCGGCGCACGGCTGGGTCGGTCTCGGCCGTATCGTCTACGCCGCGTCGTCGGCGCAGCTTCAGGGCTGGCTGCGGGAATGGGGCGTGCCACCCGCTCCCGTCGCCGCGTTGCCGGTCACCGAGATCGTGCCGGGTGCCCGCGTCGACGGGCCGGTCGACGAGTTGGCGGCCGAGGTCAGGTCGCTGCAACGGCAGCGCTTCGCCCGCACGCGGTGA
- a CDS encoding GntR family transcriptional regulator, translating into MTADWRAGDVRPTTPGPGLAALQSRQSLREEVAQALRAAIVAGQLRPGTTYSAPTLATQFGVSPTPVREAILDLAKEGLVTIVKNKGFRIRSLSERELDEITEMRELLEIPVVAGQVGRLSEAQLRELSALAEAIVTAAGRGDVVAYIEADNEFHLSLLRAGGNLRLVDTVADLRSRTRLYGLDALVESGQLVASANEHVELAKLLAAGDREAVVDLMRRHLRHVRGIWAARPER; encoded by the coding sequence GTGACGGCCGACTGGCGGGCGGGCGACGTGCGCCCCACCACGCCCGGACCCGGGCTGGCGGCCCTGCAGAGCCGGCAGAGCCTGCGCGAGGAGGTGGCGCAGGCGCTGCGGGCGGCGATCGTGGCCGGCCAGCTCCGGCCCGGCACGACGTACTCGGCCCCGACCCTGGCGACCCAGTTCGGCGTCTCGCCGACCCCGGTGCGGGAGGCGATCCTCGACCTCGCCAAGGAGGGCCTGGTCACGATCGTCAAGAACAAGGGATTCCGCATCAGGTCCCTCTCGGAGCGGGAACTCGACGAGATCACGGAGATGCGGGAGCTGCTGGAGATTCCGGTGGTCGCCGGGCAGGTCGGCCGGCTCTCCGAGGCGCAGCTGCGGGAGCTGTCCGCCCTGGCGGAGGCGATCGTCACGGCGGCGGGTCGGGGCGACGTCGTGGCCTACATCGAGGCGGACAACGAGTTCCACCTCAGCCTGCTGCGCGCGGGCGGAAACCTGCGGCTGGTGGACACCGTGGCCGACCTGCGCAGCCGCACCCGGCTGTACGGGCTGGACGCGCTGGTCGAGAGCGGGCAACTGGTGGCGTCGGCGAACGAGCACGTCGAGCTCGCGAAGCTGCTCGCAGCGGGTGACCGGGAGGCGGTGGTCGACCTGATGCGGCGCCACCTGCGACACGTCCGGGGCATCTGGGCCGCGCGCCCCGAGCGGTAA
- a CDS encoding dihydrodipicolinate synthase family protein, translated as METMPWRGVLVATALPLRRTDLGIDHDAYAAHVRWLADNGCHGVVPNGSLGEYQVLSADERAAVVRTAVQAAPPGFAVVPGVSAYGADEARRWAEQAAETGCPAVMLLPPTAYRADDAAVAAHYREVARAGLPIVAYNNPLDTRVDLTPALLRRLHEDGLIVAVKEFSGDVRRAYTIAELAPGLDVLAGADDVALELLVAGAVGWIGGYQNAVPASCVRLYQAAVSGDLAAATPLYRALHPLLRWDSRTEFVQAIKLSMDVAGRPGGPTRPPRRPLSPADAEHVRTTTERLIAAGHR; from the coding sequence ATGGAGACCATGCCGTGGCGGGGCGTCCTGGTGGCGACCGCCCTGCCGTTGCGCCGCACCGACCTGGGCATCGACCACGACGCCTACGCCGCCCACGTCCGGTGGCTCGCCGACAACGGCTGCCACGGTGTCGTCCCCAACGGTTCCCTCGGGGAATACCAGGTGCTCAGCGCCGACGAACGGGCGGCCGTGGTGCGGACGGCGGTGCAGGCGGCACCGCCCGGCTTCGCGGTCGTCCCGGGCGTGTCCGCCTACGGCGCCGACGAGGCTCGGCGCTGGGCGGAGCAGGCCGCCGAGACGGGCTGCCCCGCGGTGATGCTGCTGCCGCCCACGGCCTACCGCGCGGACGACGCCGCGGTGGCGGCCCACTACCGCGAGGTCGCCAGGGCCGGCCTGCCGATCGTCGCCTACAACAATCCGCTCGACACCCGGGTGGACCTCACACCGGCCCTGCTGCGCCGCCTCCACGAGGATGGCCTGATCGTCGCGGTCAAGGAGTTCAGCGGCGACGTCCGCCGCGCGTACACGATCGCGGAACTCGCTCCCGGGCTCGACGTCCTGGCCGGCGCGGACGACGTGGCCCTCGAACTGCTGGTCGCCGGCGCGGTCGGCTGGATCGGCGGCTACCAGAACGCCGTCCCGGCCAGCTGCGTCCGCCTCTATCAGGCCGCGGTCTCCGGGGACCTGGCCGCCGCGACGCCGCTCTACCGCGCCCTGCACCCGCTGTTGCGGTGGGACTCCCGCACCGAGTTCGTCCAGGCGATCAAGCTGTCCATGGACGTGGCCGGCCGGCCCGGTGGCCCCACCCGCCCGCCCCGGCGACCGCTGTCGCCGGCGGACGCCGAGCACGTCCGCACGACCACCGAGCGCCTGATCGCGGCGGGGCACCGCTGA
- a CDS encoding proline racemase family protein, with amino-acid sequence MRSNRVIHVVDSHTEGMPTRVVTGGVPVLPGTTMAQRREHLMTHLDDLRTFLMYEPRGHAAMSGAILQPPTRPDADVGVVYIEVSGCLPMCGHGTIGVATVLVETGMVTVTEPVTTVRLDTPAGLVVASVAVTDGRATAVTIRSVPSFVVELDATVAIPGYGQVRYDLAYGGNFYVIVDLPQLGLRLDRADRQRLLDVGLAIMAAVDDQDAPVHPEQPEISGCRHVHLVAEGSTAQLSRHAMVIHPGWFDRSPCGTGTSARMAQLHARGLLPLGRDFVNESLLGTRFTGRLVDTTTVAGRPAVVPTITGRAWLTGTAQHLLDPDDPFPAGFLL; translated from the coding sequence ATGCGCAGCAACCGCGTCATCCACGTGGTCGACTCGCACACGGAGGGGATGCCCACCCGGGTGGTGACCGGCGGCGTCCCGGTGCTCCCCGGCACCACCATGGCGCAGCGCCGGGAACACCTGATGACCCACCTCGACGACCTGCGGACCTTCCTGATGTACGAGCCCCGGGGCCACGCGGCGATGTCCGGAGCGATCCTGCAGCCGCCGACCCGGCCGGACGCCGACGTCGGCGTGGTCTACATCGAGGTTTCCGGCTGTCTGCCGATGTGCGGGCACGGCACCATCGGCGTGGCCACCGTGTTGGTCGAGACCGGCATGGTGACGGTCACCGAGCCGGTGACCACCGTCCGCCTGGACACCCCGGCCGGGCTGGTGGTGGCGTCGGTCGCGGTGACCGACGGCCGCGCCACCGCAGTCACGATCCGCAGCGTGCCCTCGTTCGTGGTCGAGCTGGACGCCACGGTGGCGATACCCGGGTACGGGCAGGTCCGTTACGACCTCGCCTACGGCGGCAACTTCTACGTCATCGTCGACCTGCCACAGCTGGGACTGCGCCTCGACCGGGCCGACCGGCAACGACTGCTGGACGTCGGCCTGGCGATCATGGCGGCGGTCGACGACCAGGACGCCCCGGTGCATCCGGAGCAGCCGGAGATCTCCGGCTGCCGTCACGTCCACCTGGTCGCCGAGGGGTCGACCGCGCAACTGTCCCGGCACGCCATGGTGATCCATCCGGGCTGGTTCGACCGCTCCCCCTGCGGGACCGGCACCTCCGCGCGGATGGCCCAGCTGCACGCCCGAGGGCTGCTCCCGCTGGGCCGGGACTTCGTCAACGAATCGCTGCTCGGCACCCGGTTCACCGGAAGGCTGGTCGACACCACCACCGTCGCGGGCCGGCCCGCGGTGGTGCCGACCATCACCGGTCGGGCGTGGCTCACCGGCACGGCACAGCACCTCCTCGACCCTGACGACCCCTTCCCGGCGGGATTCCTGTTGTGA
- a CDS encoding aldehyde dehydrogenase family protein, with protein MTDLIQSRSPQNPDDIVAEHAPVPADRVADLAARARVALAGWRREGPAGRARALRLASERLRARAGAIADLVVREVGKPVAEARAEVARAAAILDYYAQSCFAATGHLLPPSLPADQPGLLYTERRPRGVAGLVTPWNFPVAIPLWKAAPALATGNAVLLKPSPEALACGAAVRDLFDGLLPDGLLQVVPGGAETGQAVVGVADVVSFTGSAAVGAEIAVAAARAGVPAQAEMGGQNAAVVLPDADLAATAAMLAGAAMGYAGQKCTATRRIIVVGDAAPFTEALVAAVAALPCGDPARADVAVGPVITAAARDRVRDAVEAARSGGGRVLTPGASAGDGFFVAPVLLDRVDPAHPVAREETFGPLATVFAVPDLAAAVALVDDVRYGLVTSVHGRDVGLLLEAARGVDTGLIRLNAPTTGVDFHAPFGGEKASSHGPREQGTAALDFYTSLRTVTLAAPPPPPAQAEESV; from the coding sequence GTGACTGACCTGATCCAGAGCCGTTCCCCGCAGAACCCCGACGACATCGTCGCGGAGCACGCCCCCGTCCCCGCGGACCGGGTGGCGGACCTGGCCGCCCGGGCCCGCGTGGCGCTGGCCGGATGGCGACGGGAGGGACCCGCCGGCCGCGCCCGCGCCCTGCGGCTGGCCTCGGAGCGGTTGCGCGCCCGCGCCGGCGCGATCGCCGACCTCGTCGTCCGGGAGGTGGGCAAGCCCGTGGCCGAGGCCCGCGCCGAGGTCGCCCGAGCCGCCGCGATCCTCGACTACTACGCGCAGTCCTGTTTCGCCGCCACCGGGCACCTGCTGCCGCCGTCCCTCCCGGCGGACCAGCCCGGCCTGCTGTACACCGAACGACGGCCCCGCGGCGTCGCGGGCCTGGTCACGCCCTGGAACTTCCCGGTGGCGATCCCACTGTGGAAGGCCGCCCCCGCCCTCGCCACCGGCAACGCGGTGCTCCTCAAGCCGTCCCCGGAGGCGCTGGCCTGCGGTGCGGCTGTGCGGGATTTGTTCGACGGGCTGCTTCCCGACGGGCTGCTGCAGGTCGTGCCGGGCGGCGCGGAGACGGGACAGGCCGTGGTCGGGGTGGCCGACGTCGTCTCGTTCACCGGGTCGGCGGCGGTGGGTGCGGAGATCGCCGTCGCCGCCGCCCGCGCCGGCGTGCCGGCGCAGGCGGAGATGGGCGGACAGAACGCCGCCGTGGTGCTGCCCGACGCCGACCTCGCCGCGACCGCCGCGATGCTCGCCGGCGCCGCCATGGGGTACGCCGGTCAGAAGTGCACCGCGACCAGACGGATCATCGTGGTCGGGGACGCCGCCCCGTTCACCGAGGCGCTGGTCGCCGCGGTGGCGGCGCTGCCGTGCGGCGACCCGGCGCGGGCCGACGTCGCCGTCGGCCCGGTCATCACCGCCGCCGCGCGCGACCGGGTCCGCGACGCCGTCGAGGCCGCCCGGTCCGGCGGCGGACGGGTCCTCACGCCCGGCGCGAGCGCGGGTGACGGCTTCTTCGTCGCGCCGGTGCTGCTCGACCGGGTCGACCCGGCCCATCCGGTGGCCCGGGAGGAGACGTTCGGGCCGCTGGCCACCGTCTTCGCCGTGCCGGACCTGGCCGCCGCCGTCGCGCTGGTCGACGACGTGCGGTACGGGTTGGTGACCTCGGTGCACGGTCGTGACGTCGGCCTGCTGCTCGAGGCGGCACGCGGCGTCGACACCGGGCTGATCCGGCTCAACGCCCCGACCACCGGGGTGGACTTCCACGCGCCGTTCGGCGGCGAGAAGGCCTCCAGCCACGGCCCGCGCGAGCAGGGGACCGCGGCGCTGGACTTCTACACCTCGCTGCGAACGGTCACGCTGGCCGCTCCCCCGCCCCCGCCCGCCCAAGCCGAGGAGTCCGTGTGA